GGCCAGCCCTCCACCCACCTTGTTGTGCTTGTCTAATCACAGTTCctatttaaaatctctctccccGCAAAGAGCAGTGACACGGACGGTGTCGCGCCCGAGGCGGGAGCCCCAGGGGCTCGCTGGTTCACGGGATGGTTCCAGCTGAGGGTGCCCCTTCCAATCCCTTCCCCGAAGCCAGGCTCTCGCCTcaggccccagctcccctccGAGTGCCGGGCACCCCGGGGTGGCGCCCGCCGCTCACACCTGGCTccgaggctctgcccccaccATCTCTCCAGCGTGCCGCGTCCCCTCAGCTCCCGTCGCCCCCAGGTCTCGGCCCCCTAGCCCGGCCCGGCGAGcagccgcccccggccccgcacgcACCTCAAGTCCCGGCTGACCGAGTGCAGGCTCTCCTGGAAGCAGGCGACGAAGCTCTTCTCGCGGCCCTCCAGCGTCTCCTTGTTCCGCATCCCGTCCTTCAGGCAGTCAAACACCCGGGTGACGCTGGAGCGCAGCGCCTGGATGGCGGCGATGGCCTGGGAAAAGGCCTCCAGGTTCACCCCGGGGCTCAGCACCCCCTCCGCCATCTTACCCCGCCGCCAGCCGAATGGGCCTCCCCGCCTGGCAACGAGAAGCGCCGGGAACGCCACGGGGCCGCGTCggcccagggcagcctgggaaatgtagtcccgGGGGGGTTAGAGACGTCTGTGGAGGCGTGGGGGAGTCAGCGTGCGTGAGGGGGTACAGGCGTCTCTGGGTGGACATAGGGGGGCGGGGAGTCAGTGTGGGGGCGTATAGAGAGGTGGAGAGTCAGTGTGGTGTGGAGAGGTCTGTGGGGGTGGATGTAGGGGGGCGGGGAGTCAGTGTGGGGGTGTATAGAGAGGTGGGGAGTCAGTGGGGGGGTATAGAGAGGTCTGTGGAGGTAGACATAGCGGGTGGGGAATCAGTGGGGGGGTGTATAGAGAGGTGGGGAGTCAGTGAGGGGGTAGAGAGGTCTGTGGGGGTacccacatcacaaaaaacactaccagaacaaaaagaacaggagtacttgtggcaccttagagactaacaaatttattagagctttagctttcgtgggctacagctagggtgaccagacagcaaatgtgaaaaatcggggtggggggggtaataggagcctatataagaaaaagacccaaaaatcaggactgtccctataaaatcgggacatctggtcaccctagctacagcccacttcttcggatgcagacaCAATTGATGAAAGTCTCCGCAGAAAATTCAAGGACAGAATGAGTACTGGAGTTGATCTATCCTCGGATTCCTAGATGGGGACCCTGGAGGTCACTTTTCAGGCACATATATGAAGTAGACAAGTCTGCACTGTAACTGCCAATTCTTTATCCATTTTGTGGATTAGGACAGAACTTCATGCCCAGTGCTGGCTGTCTGATAGCTTTCAAAAGCTCTAAATTCACTTTAGAAAGAATGGAAAAAAGTTATCATaaagcaaatacacctctacctcaatataatgctgtcctcggaagccaaaaaatcttaccgcgttatattgaacttgctttgatctgccagagtgctcagtctccccctctccctccggagcgctgctttaccgcgttatatccgaattcgtgttatatcgggttgcgttatatcagggtagaggtgtagtgatCCAAACTGGAATCCTGCACAGCTTGACAGGACAGGCTGCAGAGGTAAGGATGGAGAGTATAAAATGAAGATGAATCTATGCACAACAAGGCAGGACTGTACAGAGCAGGAAATATCAACCCAAAGTATAACATGTACCACAgctactaaggctatgtctacacttaaactgctagagttacacagctgcagctgcaccatgTAGCACTTtcgtttagaccaggggtcggcaacctttcagaagtggtgtgccaagtcttcatttattcactctaatttaaggtttcgtgtgccagtaatacattttaacgtttttagaaggtctctttctagaagtctataatacattacatacaacaatagtttagttaagtaaataaggttttttaaatgcttaagaagcttaatttaaaattaaattaaaatgcagagcccccggaccggtggccaggacctcggcagtgtgagtgccactgaaaatcagcttgcgtgctgccttcagcatacataccataggttgcctaccccggtataGACACACCCTCCAGCAACAGCAGGGTTCTTCCATCACTGTTAACTCACCTCCAAGAGGAAGTAGCTACATCGACgtaagaattcttctgtcaacatagtgctgtctagcactgtctataccaggacttaggtcagcttaactatgtcgcaaaggatgtggatttttcacacccctgagcgatgtagctgggtcaacctaacttttgaGTATAGATCTGGCCTAAGAATTGAGAGGCATGGATAGAGATTTGTTCTGATTAGTCTGAAACCCCAAAGGATGCTTTTAGAGTGGTCCCAGAAGTGAAATAAAGAGAGACTTGttagggaagagaaaaaaatagataaTTAGAAAGAGATTTTCCATAATAATACAAAGAAGTTTTGTTGGTGGGGAGGTGGGCAGGGCAatcaactacagtagaacctgagttatgaacacctcaggaatggaggttgttcataactctgaaatgtttgtaattctgaacaaaacattatggttgttctttcaaaagcttacaactgaacattgacttaatacagctttgaaactttactatgcagaagaaaaattctgcttttaaccatcttaatttaaatgaaacaagcacagaaagtttccttaccttgtcaaatcttttttaaacttcccctgtattcttttagtagtttacatgtaacacagtactgtactgtatttgggtttttactgggtttttttgtttttgtttttagtctctgctgctgcctgactgtatacttccggttccaaatgaggtgtgtggttgactggtcagttcataactctgctgttcataactctgaggttctgctgtacaaATACTGAGACTGATCCTACCAGCTGCTGAGCATCTCTTGTAAAGTTCTGAGTCAGTGCTCAGCTCTTCACAAGCAGTCCTTGTCACCTGATAGGACAGGATACATTATTTGGAATGAATGACAGTACTAGAATTCTAACATTACTATTGAATCATCGTGTTAATTGTCTACCTGTAAACCAAATGTATTCCTGTGTAACTAAATCTGTGTATTCAAAGCCTCATGTATCCTGTGGCAAGCTGGGCCTGTATTCTTTGGCAAGATCACCAGATTTCTTCACACTCCATTATTGTATTTGATGGCAGCTTGGAAATTCTATAGCAGCTTCAGGTAAATGTAACAGAGTGAAGTTTATGCTGAATTAAGTGGGAGGCTGAGTAATACAATCAGCATATAATTCCtcctatttttcattttgatattaaattattttacacTGCCCCAAAAATTTCAGTCTTCAGTTTGCCACACATTTTTGTGCTGACAGctttatagaaataataatagtaatacctaaAACAGTCAAGGGATAAGATGGTAGTTTTCTCGACTCAGTAAGGGGCAGTTGGGACTTTGGGCACTGAGGAAGTATAGTAGACTGTTTGGTTTTTCGGCACGTAGCGAGGATATTAACAATGGatctcttctttcccttccctttttggGCAAGGTTAGAATTATCAAGAAATTTTCTGGAATGTGGGGAAGGTCTGAATTTCTGATTCAATACTCTTGTTTCTTAGCTATCACCTGCCCCAAAATATCTCACTTCATCCAACTATGATGGATATGTATATTATCTGGATACATCCACTAAAATGATAAGTGGAAAAATAGTCAACAGTGTTGAAAATGAAATAGTCACATTGGGCTTCAGAGTTAAACATTCCTATTTAAATGAATAGGGGCAGTTTAActactgtttcaggctgtctgcaaactcagAAAAACAACACTGTATTGGTTTACATTTGGTTCCCATTTGGAATTATTTCTCCCAATCATAAAGGCTGGAAACTTTTTTTCTAATGAAGTCCTCATGTCTGCTTCACATTTAGATCatgaatgatttagataatggcatagagagtacacttataaagtttgtggatgatacaaactgggaggggttgcatgtgctttggaggataggattaaaattcaaaattatctggacaaaccggagaaatggtctgaagtaaacaggatgaaattcaataaggacaaatgcaaagtactccacttaacaaggaacaatcaattgcacacatacaaaatgggaaatgcggaaagggatctgggggtcagagggGATCATAagcaaaatatgagtcaacagtataatactgttgcaaaaaaagcgaacatcattctgggatgtattagcaggagtgttgtaagcaagacgcgagaagtcattcttccactctactccgtgctgattaggtctcaactggagtattgtgtccagttctgagcaccacatttcaggaaaggtgtggacaaattggagaaagtccaaagaagagcaacaaaaatgattaaaggtctagaaaacatgacctatgagggaagattgggtttgtttagtctggagaagagaagacagagaggggacaaaataacagttttcaagtacagaaaaggttgttacaaggaggaggggaaaaattgttctccttaacctctgaggataggacaagaagcaatgggcttacattgcagcaagggaggtttagttcggacattaggaaaaacttcctaactatcagggtggttacgcactggaataaattgcctagggaggttggggaatctccatcattgaagatttttaagagtaggttagacaaacacctgtcagggatggcctaaaaaatatttagtcctgccatgagtgcaggggactcaaggtcccttccagttttatgattctAGGATTTCTGTGGCAGACAGTACAGTTTGAGACAAACTCTGCAGTTGCAGTCATGGGATACATGGATCCCTGACTATATTTTGTCTTAAAAAACACTGTACTGCATTCAAGCCTGCATTTATTACTCATtgagtcctactgaagtcaacaggacttttTCTTGAGGAAGAATTGTAGGATTGATCCCATTAACTAATTCTTCTTCACAACATCCTAGataaatattatacattttacagctgggggaaACTGAGACTTCAGTACACTACAACATTTAATCAAGTTTGTAATTAGTTAGTGATATGGTTGGGTTTAAATGTGGTTTGTATTGTCACTCAGCATGGTTAATACATTATGACAGACAGCATGTTTCACTGTTCACAGTGGTCGATTTTTGGTGTAAGGTTGTTTTCCTATAACCAGCTTGTCACACTTTCTGCAGTATAGACAGGACCCCTAACCATGCTTGTGTAATGGGTTTGGCTGGTTCTCCTACCTCTCAGCTTTTTGTGTGGTAGGATATCCCAGAGTATATTGCCCCTTTTTATGCTGGTGCTTGTACTCCAGGTACTATCTCTTGCTGAGGTACTATGGAATACCTGCCCAGATTGTACTGATACAACCATGGTTACATAATATAGACATGGACATGCACACTTGGCTGTCACATGGTTGTGTTATGAAAATAGCTGCTGTGTAGATACAACTCTACCGTGTTTGTTAAAAATGAGTCAGATAAGAGTGTCACAAACTAGATACAAAAGCTCAGTTGTACTTGTAATGTAGACTGGTTAGACTCAGTGAGGTTAAGTGACATGCTGTcagcatgtcagtggcagagctggaatcagAATGTGTACTAAAAAGTTCTGTCTCTATGAAAAGATATTTACAGTTAAAAATAACCAATATAAAAAGGTTGTGGAGAGAAGCGTGATGAAAAAAAGCAATATTAGGAAGGAGAAAATTAAGTATTGGATGGCAAAACTTGGTAATATACTCCATTGAACTAAGCAGGTTGTGCAACCATAATGAATTAGCTTAGATCCTCAAAAGCTCTATTCTTTTCTTATAAATGCTTACTTGGCTTCACTTGGAATACTCACGGTAATAAGCACCATGTTTAAGTATTTGCAAGTTCAGGCCCATAGCTAGTAACAAAGAGCATGATTGGCTGATGTGAACTGAATACCAAGTTCTCTAGCTATCTATCTGAGTGTCTCTTTACAACacaggggatgtctacacttcaagcacagggtgtgattcccagctcaagaagACATACTCGTTGAGCTAACGCACTAAAAATAGAGTATAGCCATACTAGGTAGACACTCGGGCTAGCTAGCCCTTTCTGCCACTCATGCGGCTGTGACTAAACTATTTCAGagatagcacaagtatgtctccttaagctggaaatcacacctctaGCTAGAAGTGTTGACGTGTCCACAGTTTACTCAAGTGTGCCAACTTGAGCTAGCCTAGCTGAAGTGAGAGCTTCCACACTTTGAAACAACACTTGAGTTATGCAGAGTGATATGACGAGCAGCACAAAGGCATTGGATTAGCAGAGGGATTGGATTGGCTGCTGATGAGTTGTAACTCGAGTTGTTATATCCCCACTGCATTACAAAGCTTGAGTGCTGCAGAAGCTCAAACTAAAGTTCCCCATCTCCACCCCACGATGGACCAATTAGCTTAAAGCAGCACTCAATTCAAactagagatttttgtgtgtgagtcATAACTCAATCTAAATGTGCTGTGAAGACAcaccctaaatgacttgcccaaggtatgAGAAGAAGTCTGTGGTGGAAAGGATATTGGCCCTGAATCTCCTGAGTCCTCTGGCTAACCTGACCACTTGATCATACTTCCTTCTTACCAATCCTCAATCATTTAAATCGTCACTGGTATTTGTTCAGCACCATCAGTGAGCTTGGTGTTATATAATACACAAACCGAAAGATAATCCCAGTCCTGAAAGGGCTATCACAACTGATGGCTCTTCATTTTCCCGTGTGGAACAGCTAGGAGGTGTTAGTCAGTTTCCAATGAAGAAATGTCCATGTCACAAAATCTCCCATCCTATACCTATTTGGCATCCTTGTGCTCTGCAGAATGGCCAAGGACTGAACAGGCTACCTATGAAAATTGAACTGCCTTTTGCCCCCTGAAGTTGGCCCCTTTGAGGTCAGGTTTAAGGCAGTATGGGGAAACCTGCTGCGGCCATTTCTCCACAGAACatagaggatttcagtctccagggctgccaaCTTCGTACCTTACACCAGCACTGAATTCAcatgaaaatttaaaacaatatgcAAAAATAATCTGTACCCAGTCAAACTAGATGTGTTATTTTATGCATTTAATATTCTGTCCCAAAAATATATCAAATTTTACTTGCAAAAATAAAAGGCTGCTGTTTTATTCCATACGCAATCTGAGAGCAATACGCtcagctgctttttttttccctACTCAAAGATCAAGTGCAGAAGCTGGTAGAACACTGAACAGGGAGAATATATCATTATTTAAAAGCTAAATAACTGCTTAAAATTAGATCTGTGAAGGCATCAAAAAATACCAGAATTCACAGATGGTTTGTAGATAAATTCATACTGTATTCAGTCCACtcaacatcttaaaaaaaaaaaaagctttctccTCTCTTTCTATTCAGTCTGAATGCTGATGTCTGCTCAAAACATATGTGCTTCTTTCTTTAAATTGAGCTCTGAATCATGGGCTGTTACATGCACTATTACATTCAAACAGCCGTCTCTTTGAAAATTTGcaccaatatatttatttttaaaatatgtaaaatacatatttaaattttGCATGTATTTTTGCATATTTCAAATGGACAGCGATCGGGAGCAGGTTAAATATAGTGGGAATAATGTAGACAAGCTGTGCTACAACAGGCAGGGGAATGAGACAGAATGATCCAATTGTTTCTTCATGGCTCAATCACTcatcctgatcctgcagttctcaTGCAAGCAGAATTCCCGTTGAATTTACTAGGAGTTTTGTCAGAGGGCTACAGGGTTAGGCTCTTTGATGCGTTTCTGTGATCTTCCTATGTTCAGTATGCACTGTGGTTAAACTAGGGTTTCCTCTTGGATTCTGtcatattattttaaatcttaCTGTATTGTAGTACATCAGACTGTTGTGTCAAGTGGCTACAGCAGGCAACTAAAAGTTAGGACTCCTAGGATAGGTTTCTGTCACAGTCTCACATGAGGCAAATCCTACTTCCATGGATGTGGAGAGTCCAGATTCAGCAGTCACTCAATATACTACTGTGCAAATCCACTATCCTTGATCCTCATGGAGCAGGGGCACAAGAGGTTCAGAAGCTACTGAATTCTTAGGTTTGTCGTAACATCTGTTATGTCGATTTGGTTATTTCTCCACTGCCAGAAAGGAAAACCCAATTGCGCACCCTAGATACACAGGCTGAGCATTGCTTTCTAGGATTTGACCCTGTGTCAATAGTTACTCTGGCTCTCTGTATTTAACTTTCCCcatctgtgttttttgtttgtttgtttgtttaatagcCATCTTTCAGGGGTGGTTTAGGCTTCAATAATTAACAAGTGTCTATAGTTTGAGGTCCTGGAATGGCAAGGACTATGCAAAAGCAAGGTTTTATTATTCTTTACACCATAGCCTTCCTTGTATGCACATTTCAGTTAAGGCCTCTTTTTAATACAGGCTTTTCTGGATGTTTTAAAAGTGTGATTCCAACAGTAAAAATGAAGTCAATAAAATCTGTTTATGGGTGAAAATAGCTACAAAAATTTGGGATTCCCAGATTACACTATCAATTTTGAATCATCATAAATTTTCTAACAGTTGCACAGGTCAGATTTTTTCAACTGTTTCAGACTCATCAATTCTTCAAGGACAGCCTGGATGAGTTTAAACATCAATTTAGCATAGAAAAATCTTCCAGACAACAGATATAAATAGAGGCTCAGTGGGAAATTCAGAGTCTACTTTACTCTGGCCccgattcaggaaaacatccctagTCAAGAAAGCATCTAAGCACGTATTTAATGTtaagcacacacaccccttaaaTGGGTTCTTGAATTGGGTCCTCTTTTAAGcattcctttctcttttctgACACAGCTCTACATAAATGTGTGACTGTAATTAAAGGTAAACTCCAGTGTAATATAAAAGATATTCTACTCTCTAGGCATGATTGTAAGGAATAATTAAATGAGTTGTAAATATTCATAATGAAAAATATGACTCTCAATCAAGCTGCCATCTTGTAGAACTGAATCTGCCTTGCAGAAAGTTTCAAATTTGTTGTAAGACAAGTTCTGTAATTTCTATGAAACAATTTTGTTTCAGTTGAATTGCGCTTAACGCAATTGTTAGATTAACCTTGAATTAATTTATGACTGCTTTTCAAGTCTCTAATTTCCATTGCTTTCCTGTAGGGAAATTGAATCCTTCAATTCAACTGTGCATCAAGCAGCCGAAGCTTGTTGGGAAGCATAATTAAAATTGTATCCCTCactgtgaaattcaccccactgAAGAGGGCCTGTACGAGGCTCTCTGCACCACTTAAACCCATACAGAGGGCCCAGTGCTTAATTTTCCCTGGTATCTCTAGGGTTGGCTGTTCATAGCCTCGGCATCTCTGGACTTGCCGCATCAGTTACGAAAGTAAAATAATtccttgagccctggcacctcttttattacaaattaagcactgagatGGCCAACTGGGACCTAAAATGGTGCCTAGGGCCTGGTGTGTGCTCTCTGTACCATGGTGAAATTTCACCCTTCAAGAAATAGTTGCCTGTTCACTTAATAGAGATTCTGAAACAGTAACAGGTATTTTTAAATCCTCCTTGTTTAGTATATGAGACAGCTCTGTACCTGCCTGATCCATCTGGAGGAGGTTCAAGTCAATTCCATGCTATTCATTttcttataccaccctcatcACCATAATGTCTGACCGCCTTACAAAAGGACATTAAATTGACATGATTAACATTTGCAGagtgtgatttgtttttttttttcccctttcagcctctcctcagggGAAAATTGAGTGTGCAGTATAGTATATTTTgatagggttgttttttttaaaatatgaatacatTATTATGTGCTTATATTAAAGAAGGCAAGGTCTTTCACAGGTTGGAATACCCATCAGTAGACCTATTTGCCTCAGACCAGAACAAGAAATGCTAAGTGTTCTGCTTCAAAGGGGGCTCCAGTCTACATATCCTGTCAGATGCCTTTCTAATTTTCTGGATGTAAAGACTAATGTATGCCTTCCTCTTGATCCCTATGATACTGAAGAAACTGAAGCAAGATGCTGGATTGATGATCATGATCGCCCCAGCAGTCCTGGTACTCAAATCTGGTGAACTTCTCAATTCAGCCGCTGGCCACTTCCCCTGCTCTGCCAAACAATCTTGCAAAATAACTGTAAAATATTACACAGGGACCTGGCATTATTACATCTGACAGTTTGGATGTTGTCTGGCTGATGCTGACTGAAACACCTTGTTCAGCCGATGTTCATAACATTCTCCTCCAAAGCAGGAAACCCTCAGCTAGCCTGACGTATAAAGCTAAGTTGAAGATGTTTTCTATTTGGGAATCTCAGGACCATTTGTCTCTTTAGACAGCACCCATTTCAGCAATATTGGACTATTTACTAGCCCTGAAACAGTCTGGACTCTGCATTAGTTTTATAAGGGTCCATCTAGGAGCCATATTTGCAGATCACCCTTCTATCCAGGGCCATAGAGTATTTTTTCACCCTACCGTGGGTGGATTCTGTAAGGGCCTTATTAATGTTTGTCCCCTGGTTCAGGATCCCCCTCCTTTGCACCTCAGTATAGTAACAGATTTGATGAGTCCCACCTTTGAGTCCTGAGCACCCTGTTCCCTATCAGTGAAGATTGCTTTTTTTAGAAGCCATTACATCAGTTGGAAGGGTAAGAGAGATTCAAGCCCTCATAGTGGGTCTCCCTTACACAGGGTTTCATAAGAACAGGGTCACATTCTGGCCTCATCCATATGAACTAATTTACTCATCTTCCAATTTTCTTCCCCAGGGGAAGCTAAACATCATAAAATACAAGCATTGACATCTACCTTCCCAGAACAAAATCATTCAGGAGCGCACGTGGATTGTTCATGGGCTTCGATGGTAGGGTTAAGGATCAGGCAGTATGCTCACAGATATCAAAATGGATCTCCAACTGTATAAGAACATGTTATAAGCTAGCCAAGTTAGATCCACCTAGCCACTTCAGATCTCATCCCACTAGGGTCTCAAACAGCCTCTCCTGACTGTTTGAAGAACAACCTTATTTCTGAAATTTGTAGGGCAACTACATGGAACTTGGTCAGCACATTTACAAGGCACTATTCTTTGGTAGAGGCTTCCAGACTGGATGCCCATTTTGGTAGGACTGTCCTGCAGTCAGTGTTTAAGCAGGAAACCTAGAATCCACCTCCAGGTAAACAACAGACAGCTGCCTGTTAGTCACCAAGAGTAGAATCTATGTGGACAATCActcagagaagaaagaaaagttaCTGATTTTACAGTAACTGGTTCTTCAAGTATgttgtccacatggattccatAACCCACCTTCCTCCCTCACAACTATGGAGTCCTAGTCCTTTAGGATTCTATATTGGTGAAAGAACTGAGGGACGATTGGGCCCATTCCACTCTTTATGCCTTCAGGTCAGGGTGGGGGTGTATGTGGGAGGACTTCTAGGCTGCAGGTGTAGTCCAATAGACACTGCTTGCCAAAAAGATATCGTGAACAAGTATGAAATATATGTagacaacacatctcgaagaacagttagtGAGgtcagtaaccattttttccactCTACACACAGGGCATGCTAGAGTTATTGAAGCCCTATCAATTCCCCTTAGGGAAATGGCCAGATTAATTCCTGGTACAATCTCATTAAAGTTACTGGAGTTAAACCAGGGATCGATTTAGCCCCAAGTGTGGTACCTGAAAACAGAGTTTGTCCAGCTATATGTAATTCTCAtagtaaaatgaaattaaaatatttaaagtgtcCTTATTAAGTCAGAGGGAAGTCTAGGCAGCCAATCACCTTAAGAGATTTGCAGGGCTAATTCCATGCTTCAGTATTTAAGGTCTCCAAAAAGCAACATCcatcttctgtttaaaaaaaaaaaaaaaaaaaagtcttcctgCTATCTAGAGATTATTTAGTGTCCTGATATTGACACTGCTTCTGTTGAAAGATTTAAAGATAAAAATGCAGTGTATTCAAGTACTGATCATTTTTCATAGTCAGTTAGTGACAGTACAGCCTGTAGTCAATTGCAACAGATTTATCTTTTCTGATATTGATCGTGCGTGTGGCTAAGCGGTTTGCAGATACCTTGCTACATCCATCCTGAACTGCAGCAGGAGGTGCAAAAAGGGAGGGGACCAGGATGGTGCCAAGCTGTCTTGTTTTTATTCCAAAGTAGTTTAAGTATTTTGATTTAAGTGGCGACATAAACTGCTATAAGACATTTTGTATGTGCATGGACATAAAGCACTTTCTGCcagaaaaagtaaaaaacatTGCAGCGtaactttccagtgtagacaagcctctaCTGTGCCAAGAGGACCTGGGTTCAAATCAGTGAAAAAACAGTAAAGAGCAAGTGTAGAGAACAAGTTGAAACTTCAGATAGCTGAGGCCAGAGCTCTTGTATTAGGTGTGAGGGCTGCCACGCACTTTCTTGAACAACACTTGCCAAAAATTGGAGATTCTATCTAGATATTCCCTTTGTTGGGATCCTCTCTGGATTCCCAACCTATGGAAGACATCCCCTTTTTCTGGAGCTCCTGGTCTGGAAATTGCAGACTCCAGAGTTTGCAGAATTCCAGGTCAGCAGATGTACCAGTGTTCTAAACTCCATACACAATTCTTACCTTGAATAAAAAGGAGTTACTTTCACACTGAAGATTTCTGGCTTGCAGAGTGTCGACACATGCTGAATTCCACTTAGTCCAGCCAGAAGTCACCCTCTTAGTTAACATTAAAGCCGAGTCTGAGACACAGAATTTAAACATGGACTAGAATCTGAATTGTTTAAAAGTTCACAGTGTCAGATCCCAGTTTTTATTTTGCACCATCTCTAATTTAAA
The sequence above is drawn from the Trachemys scripta elegans isolate TJP31775 chromosome 17, CAS_Tse_1.0, whole genome shotgun sequence genome and encodes:
- the MED27 gene encoding mediator of RNA polymerase II transcription subunit 27 isoform X6 produces the protein MAEGVLSPGVNLEAFSQAIAAIQALRSSVTRVFDCLKDGMRNKETLEGREKSFVACFQESLHSVSRDLSELERLSNLVGKPSENHPLHNSGLLSLDPVQDKTPLYSQLLQAYKWSNKVC
- the MED27 gene encoding mediator of RNA polymerase II transcription subunit 27 isoform X5, coding for MAEGVLSPGVNLEAFSQAIAAIQALRSSVTRVFDCLKDGMRNKETLEGREKSFVACFQESLHSVSRDLSELERLSNLVGKPSENHPLHNSGLLSLDPVQDKTPLYSQLLQAYKWSNKAWRWLQVQWGRVNWAQF